A window from Balaenoptera musculus isolate JJ_BM4_2016_0621 chromosome 8, mBalMus1.pri.v3, whole genome shotgun sequence encodes these proteins:
- the COMMD9 gene encoding COMM domain-containing protein 9 isoform X1, with product MAALTAEVFAALQSLLKASSKDVVRQLCQESFSSSALGSKKLLDVTCSSLSVTQEEAEQLLQALHRLTRLVVFRDLSSAEAILALFPENFHQNLKNLLTKIILEHVSTWRAEAQTNQISLPRLVDLDWRVDIRTSSDSISRMAVPTCLLQMKIQEDASLCGEQPSMSAVTVELSKETLDTMLDGLGRIRDQLSAVASK from the exons ATGGCCGCGCTGACGGCGGAGGTCTTTGCAGCTCTCCAGAGTCTGCTGAAG GCCTCCTCGAAAGATGTTGTCAGACAGCTGTGCCAAGAGAGCTTTTCCAGTTCAGCCCTTGGCTCGAAAAAGCTCTTGGATGTTACGTGTTCCAGCTTGTCTGTGACCCAGGAGGAGGCAGAACAA CTGCTCCAGGCTCTGCACCGCCTCACCAGGCTAGTGGTGTTCCGTGACCTGTCCTCCGCCGAGGCGATTCTGGCACTCTTTCCTGAAAATTTCCACCAAAACCTCAAAAACCTGCTGACAAAAATCATCCTAGAACACGT ATCTACTTGGAGAGCTGAAGCCCAAACAAATCAGA TCTCTCTGCCGCGCCTGGTCGACCTGGACTGGAGGGTGGACATCAGAACCTCCTCAGACAGCATCAGCCGCATGGCCGTCCCGACCTGCCTGCTCCAGATGAAG ATCCAGGAAGATGCCAGTCTGTGTGGGGAGCAGCCCTCCATGTCAGCTGTCACCGTGGAGCTGAGTAAGGAGACCCTGGACACGATGTTAGACGGGCTGGGCCGCATCCGGGACCAGCTCTCCGCTGTGGCCAGCAAGTGA
- the COMMD9 gene encoding COMM domain-containing protein 9 isoform X2, which translates to MAALTAEVFAALQSLLKASSKDVVRQLCQESFSSSALGSKKLLDVTCSSLSVTQEEAEQLLQALHRLTRLVVFRDLSSAEAILALFPENFHQNLKNLLTKIILEHVSTWRAEAQTNQISLPRLVDLDWRVDIRTSSDSISRMAVPTCLLQMKCSLFRSRKMPVCVGSSPPCQLSPWS; encoded by the exons ATGGCCGCGCTGACGGCGGAGGTCTTTGCAGCTCTCCAGAGTCTGCTGAAG GCCTCCTCGAAAGATGTTGTCAGACAGCTGTGCCAAGAGAGCTTTTCCAGTTCAGCCCTTGGCTCGAAAAAGCTCTTGGATGTTACGTGTTCCAGCTTGTCTGTGACCCAGGAGGAGGCAGAACAA CTGCTCCAGGCTCTGCACCGCCTCACCAGGCTAGTGGTGTTCCGTGACCTGTCCTCCGCCGAGGCGATTCTGGCACTCTTTCCTGAAAATTTCCACCAAAACCTCAAAAACCTGCTGACAAAAATCATCCTAGAACACGT ATCTACTTGGAGAGCTGAAGCCCAAACAAATCAGA TCTCTCTGCCGCGCCTGGTCGACCTGGACTGGAGGGTGGACATCAGAACCTCCTCAGACAGCATCAGCCGCATGGCCGTCCCGACCTGCCTGCTCCAGATGAAG TGTTCTCTTTTCAGATCCAGGAAGATGCCAGTCTGTGTGGGGAGCAGCCCTCCATGTCAGCTGTCACCGTGGAGCTGA